The following are encoded in a window of Rissa tridactyla isolate bRisTri1 chromosome 3, bRisTri1.patW.cur.20221130, whole genome shotgun sequence genomic DNA:
- the RHOU gene encoding rho-related GTP-binding protein RhoU, with product MPPQQEGEAGYISKPVPGGCEVPPVPPRRVRSGRAAAALGAALGGRCRAAGTGTGAAAGAGAAVGAGAEPRRSIKCVLVGDGAVGKTSLVVSYTTNGYPTEYIPTAFDNFSAVVSVDGKPVRLQLCDTAGQDEFDKLRPLCYTNTDIFLLCFSVVSPSSFQNVSEKWVPEIRCHCPKAPIILVGTQSDLREDVKVLIELDKCKEKPVSEEAAKLCAEEIKAASYIECSALTQKNLKEVFDAAIVAGIQYSDTQQQPKKSKCRTPDKMKNLSKSWWKKYCCFV from the exons ATGCCGCCGCAGCAGGAGGGCGAGGCGGGCTACATCAGCAAACCGGTACCCGGCGGCTGCGAGGTGCCGCCGGTGCCCCCGCGGAGGGTGCGCagcggccgggcggcggcggcgctgggggcgGCGCTGGGCGGCCgctgccgggcggcggggaccgggaccggggccgcggcgggggccggggccgcggtcGGAGCCGGAGCCGAGCCGAGGCGCAGCATCAAGTGCGTGCTGGTGGGGGACGGCGCCGTGGGGAAGACCAGCCTGGTGGTGAGCTACACCACCAACGGGTACCCCACCGAGTACATCCCCACCGCCTTCGACAACTTCTCCG CTGTCGTGTCTGTCGATGGCAAGCCGGTGAGACTTCAGCTCTGCGACACAGCTGGTCAG GATGAATTCGACAAGCTCAGGCCTCTGTGCTACACCAACACGGACATCTTCTTGCTGTGCTTCAGTGTGGTTAGCCCCTCGTCCTTCCAGAACGTGAGTGAGAAGTGGGTTCCCGAAATCCGATGTCACTGCCCCAAGGCGCCCATTATCCTTGTTGGGACGCAGTCGGACCTCCGGGAGGATGTCAAAGTTCTCATCGAGCTGGACAAGTGCAAAGAAAAGCCGGTCTCGGAGGAGGCTGCGAAGCTCTGTGCCGAGGAAATAAAAGCTGCGTCCTACATCGAGTGCTCTGCTTTGACTCAGAAAAACCTCAAGGAGGTCTTTGATGCGGCCATCGTGGCTGGTATTCAGTACTCGGATACCCAGCAGCAACCAAAGAAATCCAAGTGTAGGACTCCAGACAAGATGAAAAACCTCTCCAAATCCTGGtggaaaaaatactgctgttttgTATAG